CTGCGGCGACGTGATGAAGCTGCAGATCAAGGTGAACGACCAGGGCCTGATCGAAGACGCGAAGTTCAAGACCTACGGCTGCGGCTCGGCGATCGCCTCCAGCTCGCTGATCACCGAATGGGTGAAGGGCAAGACCCTGGACGAGGCGCTGGCCATCAAGAATACCCAGATCGCCGAGGAACTGGCGCTGCCGCCGGTGAAGATCCACTGCTCGATCCTGGCCGAGGATGCGATCAAGGCGGCCGTGGCCGACTACAAGACCAAGCACGCGACCGAAAACGCGTAATGCGTTGACCGGCATGCGTGGGGTGGACGGGGCGCCTAGCCGGCTTCGCCGTCCACCCCGCGTAACACGTATCCAAGTTGGAGAAAATTCATGTCCATCACACTGACAGAAAAAGCCGCACGCCACATCACCCGTTACCTCGAGCGCCGGGGCAAGGGTGTCGGCCTGCGCTTCGGTGTGCGCACCACCGGCTGCTCCGGCCTGGCCTACAAGCTGGAATACGTCGACGAGCCGGGCGGCGAGGACAACATCTTCGAATCGCACGGCGTGAAGGTGTTCGTTGATCCCAAGAGCCTGCCCTACATCGACGGCACCGAACTCGATTTCGCGCGCGAAGGCTTGAACGAAGGCTTCCGCTTCAACAACCCGAACGTCAAGGACAACTGCGGCTGTGGCGAAAGCTTCCGCATCTGAGCGCGTCCGCGCGCGTGTCCCATTTTCCGCCAGGCGCAGCACCCACCGATGCAGAACCACTTCGACCTGTTCCACCTCCCGCCCCGCTTCGACCTCGACATGGATGCGCTGGACAGCGCCTACCGCGAGGTGCAGGGCCGCGTCCACCCGGACCGCTTCGTCAACGCCGGCGATACCGAGAAGCGCGTCGCCATGCAATGGGCCACGCGCGCCAACGAGGCTTACCAGACCCTGCGCAATCCGCAGAAGCGCGCCCAGTACCTGTGCGAGCTGAACGGCGTCGACATCGGGGCCGAGTCCAACACGGCGATGCCGGTGGACTTCCTGATGCAGCAGATGGAACTGCGCGAGGCGCTGGCCGACGCGCGTGCCGGCAAGGATGCGGCGGCGCTGGACGCGCTCGACGCCCAGGTGCGCGGCGAGCGCAAGGCGCAGCTGGCGCAGGTCGGCCGGCTGCTCGACGGCGGCGACTACGCGCAGGCGGCGCAGGGCGTGCGCGCGCTGATGTTCCTCGACAAATTCGGCGACGAGCTGCAGTACGCGTTCGAGGCATTGGAAGCGTGACGGACGCGATCGCACCAAAAAACAAAACCAGGTAACACGACCATGGCACTACTGCAGATTTCCGAACCCGGCATGTCGACCGCGCCGCACCAGCACCGCCTGGCGGTGGGCATCGACCTCGGCACCACCAATTCCCTCGTCGCCACCGTGCGCAGCAGCATCCCGGAAGTGCTGAGCGACGAAGACGGCCGAGCGCTGCTGCCCTCGGTCGTGCGCTACCTGCCGGACGGCCACGCCAACATCGGCCACAAGGCGCAGGCGCACCAGACCACCGACCCGAAGAACACCATCGTCTCGGTCAAGCGCTTCATGGGGCGCGGCCTGAAGGACATCGCCCACGCCGAGAACCTGCCCTACGATTTCGTGGATTCGCCGGGCATGGTGCAGCTGAGGACCGTGGCCGGCGTCAAGAGTCCGGTCGAGACCTCGGCCCAGATCCTGGCGACGCTGCGCCAGCGCGCCGAGGATGCGCTGGGCGACGAACTGGTCGGCGCCGTGATCACCGTGCCGGCCTACTTCGACGACGCCCAGCGGCAAGCCACCAAGGACGCGGCCCAGCTGGCCGGCCTGAACGTGCTGCGCCTGCTGTCCGAGCCGACCGCGGCCGCCATCGCCTACGGCCTGGACCACGGCAAGGAAGGCGTGTTCGCGGTGTACGACCTGGGCGGCGGCACCTTCGACATCTCGATCTTGAAATTGTCCAAGGGCGTGTTCGAGGTGCTGTCCACCGGCGGCGATTCGGCCCTGGGCGGCGACGACTTCGACCAGCGCCTGTTCTGCCACATCACCCAGCAGGCTGCCTTGTCTCCGCTGTCGGACCAGGACACCGCGACCCTGATGGTCAAGGCGCGCCAGGCCAAGGAACTGCTGTCGACCAACGAGGACACGACCGTCGAGGCGATCCTGAAGTCGGGCGAGCTGGTGCAGGTTACCGTCGCCGCCAGGACCTTCGCCGACATCACCCAGCAGCTGGTGGCGAAAACCATGAACGCGGTGCGCAAGGCGATGCGCGACGCGAACGTGTCGGTGGAAGACGTCGACGGCGTGGTGCTGGTCGGCGGCGCCACGCGCATGCCGCACATCCGCCGCGCCGTGGGCGATTACTTCAAGACCATCCCGCACGCCAACATCGATCCGGACAAGGTGGTGGCGCTGGGCGCCGCCATCCAGGCGAACCTGCTGGCCGGTAACCGCGCGGCGGGCGACGACTGGCTGCTGCTGGACGTGATCCCGCTGTCGCTCGGCATCGAGACCATGGGTGGCCTGGTCGAGAAGATCATCCCGCGC
The genomic region above belongs to Massilia forsythiae and contains:
- the iscU gene encoding Fe-S cluster assembly scaffold IscU, encoding MAYSDKVLDHYENPRNVGAFDKNADDVGTGMVGAPACGDVMKLQIKVNDQGLIEDAKFKTYGCGSAIASSSLITEWVKGKTLDEALAIKNTQIAEELALPPVKIHCSILAEDAIKAAVADYKTKHATENA
- the iscA gene encoding iron-sulfur cluster assembly protein IscA; this encodes MSITLTEKAARHITRYLERRGKGVGLRFGVRTTGCSGLAYKLEYVDEPGGEDNIFESHGVKVFVDPKSLPYIDGTELDFAREGLNEGFRFNNPNVKDNCGCGESFRI
- the hscB gene encoding Fe-S protein assembly co-chaperone HscB, giving the protein MQNHFDLFHLPPRFDLDMDALDSAYREVQGRVHPDRFVNAGDTEKRVAMQWATRANEAYQTLRNPQKRAQYLCELNGVDIGAESNTAMPVDFLMQQMELREALADARAGKDAAALDALDAQVRGERKAQLAQVGRLLDGGDYAQAAQGVRALMFLDKFGDELQYAFEALEA
- the hscA gene encoding Fe-S protein assembly chaperone HscA; its protein translation is MALLQISEPGMSTAPHQHRLAVGIDLGTTNSLVATVRSSIPEVLSDEDGRALLPSVVRYLPDGHANIGHKAQAHQTTDPKNTIVSVKRFMGRGLKDIAHAENLPYDFVDSPGMVQLRTVAGVKSPVETSAQILATLRQRAEDALGDELVGAVITVPAYFDDAQRQATKDAAQLAGLNVLRLLSEPTAAAIAYGLDHGKEGVFAVYDLGGGTFDISILKLSKGVFEVLSTGGDSALGGDDFDQRLFCHITQQAALSPLSDQDTATLMVKARQAKELLSTNEDTTVEAILKSGELVQVTVAARTFADITQQLVAKTMNAVRKAMRDANVSVEDVDGVVLVGGATRMPHIRRAVGDYFKTIPHANIDPDKVVALGAAIQANLLAGNRAAGDDWLLLDVIPLSLGIETMGGLVEKIIPRNSTIPCARAQEFTTFKDGQTALAVHVVQGERELVSDCRSLARFELRGIPPMAAGAARIRVTYQVDADGLLSVAAREMRSSVEASITVKPSYGLGDDEVARMLQDSYNSASVDMAARALREEQVEAERILLATQSALDADNELLSDAERDAIATLVQAVRDAAVRSNDQGLEAGARQNALHDAVHALADGTEEFAARRMDKSVRKVLAGKSLDQV